The nucleotide window ATGGCTTTGGTTTCCTGATCCCCGACGACAAGACCATGGGTGACCTGTTCATCGGCCCGCGCCAGATGGAAAAGGTCATGGATGGTGACCGGGTGCTGGTCAGCGATGCGGGGGTAAACCGCTTCGGCAAGAAAGAAGCCCGCATCGTGGAAATCACTGAGCGAGCGACGACGGAACTGGTTGGCCGCTATTACCGGGAAGCCGGCATCAGCTTTATCGAGCCGGAAAACCGTCGTATTACCAAGGAAGTGCTGGTCGAGGACAAGAACGGCATCAAGCCGAATCCCGGTGACCATGTCCGCGCCACGATTACCCAATATCCCAGCCGCGAGCACCATGTGCTGGTGCGCCTGGAAGAAGTCATTGCTACCCCGGATCAGGCCGGTATGGAAATTGAAGTGGCTCTGCGCCGTTTCGAGATTCCTTATGTCTGGCCGGAAGGCGTCGAAGAGCAGGCCAATGCCTTTGGCGATGCCGTACCTCATCAGGCCAAGGCCAACCGGGTGGATCTCCGGGATCTGCCGTTGGTGACCATTGATGGCGAAGACGCCCGGGACTTTGACGATGCCGTCTATGTGGAGCGTCGTGCCCGTGGCGGTTGGCGCCTGATCGTGGCCATCGCAGATGTCAGCCATTATGTGTATCCGGGTTCGGCGCTGGATCGTGAAGCTGCCAAGCGCGGTAACTCGGTGTACTTCCCGAACCGGGTTATTCCGATGTTGCCGGAGGCCTTGTCCAACGGGCTGTGCTCCCTCAATCCCCATGTGGATCGGCTGTGTCTTTACTGCGACATGACCATTTCTGCCAATGGCCGCCTCTCGGGCTTTGTGTTCCGTGAAGGGGTTATGCGCTCCCGTCATCGCCTTACCTACACCAAGGTGGGCGCCATGATTGAGGAGCCGGAATCAGAACTGGCGCTGGAGACGGTGGCTAGCCTGGATGATGAGTCCCTGGATATGTTGTGGGCCTATCACGAAATGTTCCTGGCACTGCGCAAGCGCCGTGTAGAGCGAGGTGCCATCGACTTCGATAGCGAAGAAACCCGCATTATCTACGACGAAAACCACAAGATCGAAGGGATGGTCCCGGTGGTGCGCAATGTGGCGCATATCATGATTGAGGAGGCCATGCTGGCCGCCAATATCTGTGCTGCCAAGCTGCTGGAAAAGGCAAAGATCCCCGCTTTGTATCGCAACCATGAGCCGCCCAAGGAAGAGCGCCTGAGCAAACTGCAGCAATTCCTCGGTGGGCTTGGGCTGAGTATTGCCTGGTCTGAAGGGGCGCCGAAGCCTGCCGTATTCCAGCAGTTGCGCGAGCAGATTCTGGATCGACCGGATCGCCACGTGATTCAGACCATGATGCTGCGTTCCATGACCCAGGCTAAATACGAGGCCGAGAACAAGGGGCACTTCGGGCTTTCCTACAAGGCCTACACCCACTTTACCTCGCCAATTCGTCGTTACCCCGATCTACTGGTGCATCGGGCGATTCGTTACCTGATTCGCAGCGAGGCCATGCCTGCTCACGTGGATAACCCGGGCAAGCTGCCGGTCATCCCGCAGGAAAAAATTGTGCCTTACAATCAGGGCGACATGGTGGCGATTGGTGAGCAATGCTCCATGACCGAACGCCGTGCAGACGACGCAACCCGCGATGTGATCTCCTGGCTCAAGTGCCAGTTCATGGAATCACGTATCGGCGAAGTGTTTGAAGGGGTGATTAGCGGTGTCGCCAACTTTGGCCTGTTTGTTCAGCTCAACGAGTTGCATATCGATGGGCTGGTGCATGTGGCCAACCTGGATAGCGACTATTACCACTTTGATGAGGTGAATCTGAGCCTCAAGGGTGAAAGTAGTGGCCGCACCTTCAGCCTGGGTGACTCTGTGACGGTCAGGGTGGCCGCCGTTCATACCGAGGATCGCAAGATTGATCTTCAGCTGGAATCCTCAACCCCATCCCGCAAGGGGCGGCCCAAGGCGGGCAGCAAGCAGGCGGGTAAGGGCAGGACCGGCAAAGAAGGCGGCAAACCGGCAGCGGCGAAAGGCACATCCGAGCGTGAAAAACTGGCCAAGGGCGACATTCCCAAGCCCAAGGCCAAGCGTAAGGGGCCGCCTCGCGGCAAAAAGGCGGCTCGGCGCAGCAAGAAAAGCTGACGTCGATTTACCTGCAGGAGCGGCGCTTGAGTCGTGAACTCTCTGTTGAGGGTTTGCGGTTCAGGCGCCGCTTCTGCGTTATGATTCTGGCTCTACCTCTATTGCGTAGAGCATGTAGCGTGCAGGCGTCACAATGAGCAAACCCCAGAAACCCCTCATGTATTCCGGCTTCCATGCGGTGGAAGCCCTGTTGCGGCATCGCCCGGAAGCGGTGCTGGAGCTGTTTGTACAGGATACCCGTGCCGAGCGGGAGGAGCCTCGGCTTGAGGCTATGATTCAGGTGGCCAGGGATTTCGGTATCGCGGTGCAGCGGGCGCGACGCGATGTTCTGGAAAAGCATGCCGGTCCCCAGCACCAGGGAATTGTGGCGCGGGCACGTCCTCGTCGCGCCGCGGATGAAAACGCCCTGCTCAAATGGCTCGACGGCAAGCCGGCCAGCCCCTTTCTGCTGATTCTGGAAAATGTCACCGATCCCCATAATCTGGGTGCCTGTCTGCGAAGTGCCGATGCGGCGGGCGTCAATGCCGTCATCGTTCCGCGTCGTGGTGCTGCCGGCCTGACGCCTGTGGCCTGCCGTACGGCAGTGGGGGCAGCGGAGAGCCTTGCCTATTACGAGGTGGGCAATCTGGCGACCCTGCTGGACCAGATCAAGGAGCGAGGTGTGCAGGTGGTCGGTACCGCGCTGGAAGAGCGCAGTGCTTCCCTGTTTGATTATCAGGCCCCGGATTCTCTCGCCGTGGTGATGGGTGCGGAAGGTGCCGGGTTGAAGCGGCTGACCAGGGACAAGTGTGATCAGCTGCTGGAAATTCCCATGGCCGGTGAGGTGCAGAGCCTGAATGTGTCTGTGGCCACCGGGGTGGTGCTGTTCGCGGTGCGCGCTCAGAAAAGCGCTTAACACTAAATCGCTGCGCGAGCAGTGTGATGGCTGTCTTGAAACAAAAAGGCCGCGCCCATCTTCTGGGCGCGGCCTTTTTGTTTGCTTGAGCTGTGACGTCAAGCGTCACGCCCGCAGTGTCTCTTTAACGTAATTCCGAGTGGCTCACAATGCGTTGCGTTTCCAGTGAAGGTAGCGGCAGGTCAGCCTGTCGGGCGGCCATTTCCCGCTGAAGTTGGCTGGTTTCGTCCAGCAGTGGAGCGGGTACGGTTTCGTTGGTGATGGCCCTAAGCGGTGGTCTTACTGGCTCCAGTCGCTCCTTGGCCAGTTGTTGTTTGCCCAGCGGAGGTAGTGGAAAGCTAATGTGCGTGGTGCGGTCGTAGCGGCGCGCCTCCTTGTATCTGGGCTGCTGATAGCCTTCGGCATTTTGCAGGGCGGTGTCCAGATCTTCCGGCCCGGTGACATGGTGCCAGTCATCCGGTTTCTCGGGCTGGGGTGGCAGGATGTCTTCGCCCGCACGAAGTTTCTCTGTGAGCGACTCGCGCCGGGCTTTCCAGGCCAGCAGGTCAGTAACGAATTGGTCTTGCTGGCTGTAGTTGCGGATCTCGGGGCGAGGGCCGAGGACATGCTCAAGTGCGGATTGCTGTTTGGGAGAAAGATCCGGGCCGGCAAGGGTGCTGCCGGGCGCCAGCACCCAGCAAACCAGAGTCAGGTTCAGTATGGCTTTACCCCAGATCATAACTATCTCGACTCCTTGCTGGCCTCAAGGGGGTTACAGGTCCGGACAGCCGCTACTCAGGCAGCTCTCGACTTCGATCAGGCCGTTGGTTAACACAATGTCGTTACTGTCGTTATGGAAGAACGTCAGATTGCCTGAATTGCTCATGGCCGTAATGCCATTAGCTGACGAAAAAAGAATCTCGATAACGGAGCCTTCAGTGTAAAGGAGGGTCTGATATGCGCTGTCCTGTGCCAGATGTTCTGCATTGGCGCCGTCATTCAGCCCGTCAAGTTGCATGCCCACAATCGTCATGGGGAGCACCAGTGGACTATCGTTATTGGCATTGGCGAGAATCGTGCGAATGTTCTCGCTGGCCAGCGCTGAACCGGGCAGTGCGGCCAGGGAGAAGCTCTGAGATGTCGAGCGGTCATGCCATGTCGCGTTGCTTGCGTAGTCCAGTTTGGGAATCTGCTCAGCCCTGTCCAGGGCGCCGTCCAGTGTTTCCGGTTCCAGAATGATGGTTGGATCTTTCGAGACAACAGGCTGTGGCTGATAGTCTTCCGGGCAAGCCTCCCGGTGGATAACCTGACTCTTTTTGGCTTTCTTATAAACCATGATTTTCACAAGAAAGTCGGTGTAGTCCGGGTAATCTTCCAGATCCGGTTTGCTGGGCACAGATACAGGGTTGCCGCACGGCGGAAGGGTTTCTTCGGCGTGAAGCGGGGACAGCAAGCAAAAGCTGCACAGGCCAGCGGCCAGGGCTCTGAGGTGCATGGTCGTATCCCAATTGTTGTTGTTTTCCCCTTTTTTATCAGGGGTTTAGGGTAAACGACGCTTTTTGTAAGCGTTTGTAGCGTTATGTTTCGGTTCAGGATACGACGACAGGATGCAATTGGCAATGGATATGCCTTGAGCCCGGCAGGGTGTATGGGATAGAATCGCGCGCTTCCTGCGCCCCGCCTGTAGATACAGGCTGGGGTTTGGGTCTCCTTGCTTCACCGTGTCGCCATTGGGACGAACGGGAAGCTGATCTGACACCGTGAGGTGTCTCAACCGTAAGGAGCAATTCATGCGTCATTACGAAGTTGTGTTCCTGGTCCATCCGGATCAGAGCGAGCAGGTGCCTGCCATGATCGAGCGTTACAGCGCGATCGTGACTGATGGCAAGGGCACCATCCACCGTCTTGAAGACTGGGGTCGTCGCCAGCTGGCCTACTCCATCAACAAGATCCACAAAGCTCACTATGTGATGTTGAACATCGAATGTGACGGCGAAACCCTGGCCGAGCTGGAAAACACTTTCCGCTTTAACGATGCCGTAATCCGTCACCTCGTGATTCGTCGCGACAACGCTGTTACCGAGCCGTCTGCACTGGCGAAGAACGAAGAGAAGGAGGGGGCTGCCAGCTAATTTTGGAAAGCAATTACTGTGAACTCACCGGTGTAATCGCCACCTTGGAAAAGGTCGCACTGACACCGGCAGGGGTACCCCGCCAACGGTTGTGGCTTGAGCATCGCTCCCGCCAACTGGAAGACGGCCACCCCCGTGAAGTCCAGGCCCGCATTGCCGTGATTCTGGCAGGTGGGATGACCCGACAGGCCCAAAGCCTGAAAGAGGGTCAGCGAATCAAGGTAACCGGATGCCTTAGTCGTGCCGGTTACAAGGGAGACGCCCGGGATCGTTTACAGCTGCTTGCCCAAACGCTGGAACCTCTCAATCAGGATTAAACAGGAGATATCCAATGGCCCGTTTTTATCGCCGCCGCAAGTTCTGCCGCTTCACCGCGGAAGGTGTTGAGTACATCGATTACAAAGATCTCGACACCCTGAAAGCCTACATCACCGAAACTGGCAAAATCGTGCCCAGCCGTATCACCGGCACCAAGGCACGCTATCAGCGTCAGCTGGCTTCTGCTATCAAGCAGGCCCGCTTCCTGGCGCTGCTGCCGTACACCGACAGCCACGACAGCTAAGCCGAGGGGACTACTATCATGCAAGTGATCCTGCTGGAAACTATCAAGAACCTGGGCGACCTGGGTACTGTGGTTGACGTGCGTTCCGGCTACGGCCGTAACTTCCTGATTCCTCAGGGCAAGGCGCTGCCGGCAACCAAGGCCAATCTGGCTGAAGTTGATGCCCGTCGTGCCGAGCTGGAAAAGCATGCTGCCGAGCAGCTGGCTGCCGCTCAGGAGCGCGCCGAGAAGCTGAACGACGCTACCGTGACCATCGCTGCGAAAGCCGGTGACGAAGGCAAGCTGTTCGGTTCTGTGGGTACCCGCGACATCGCCGAAGCGGTTTCTGCTGCCACTGGTGTGGCCGTAGAGAAAGCGGATGTGAAGCTGCCTAACGGTGCGCTGCGCAACACTGGCGAGTTCGAAATCGACCTGGCGTTGCACGCTGAAGTAACCGTTACCATCAAGCTGGCTGTGGTTCCTGCCGAGTAATCGACAGATAACTGACAACCGGTTTGCCCCTGACGGGGTGCGGTGACAGAATCAGGGCATTGTCCGCGAGGGCAGTGCCCTTTTTCGTTGAAGTGATTTTGAGTTTCGAGAAGCGAGTTACGAGTTACGAAAGGCCGGGTTGCGGTGCTTTTCGGTACTCGCTTCTCGAAACTCGTTACTGATTTTCTGGTCTTGTGGAAACCCCAATGAATGAACCCATGTCACTGGATAAACATCTTCCTGAAAACCTGAAGGTTCCGCCTAACTCTGTGGAAGCGGAACAGGCGATTCTGGGTGGCCTGCTGTTGAACAATAGTGCCTGGGATGATGTGGCCGAGCGAGTCGGGTCCAGGGACTTTTATCGCAAGGCTCACCGGCAAATCTTTGAGGTGATTGCCCAGCTGGTAGAAGAGGAGAATCCCTGCGATCTGGTGACGGTCTCCCAGGCGCTCAACCAGCTGGGGCAGTTGGAGGATATCGGGGGGATGACCTATCTCTCCGAGCTGGCGCGCAATACGCCCAGTGCGGCTAACATTACCGCCTATGCTGAGATCGTCCGTGAGCGCAGTATCCTGCGTCAGCTGATCAATGTGTCCCATGATGTGGCCGCCAGTGCCTTCAATCCGGAAGGGCGCAAGTCGCTGGAAATTCTGGACAAGGCTGAGTCGGCCATTTTCGAAATTGCCGAGCAGCAGAAGAAAGGCTCCGGCCCCCAGGATATCAAGTCTGTATTGAAGAAAGCGGTGGACCGGATTGATGAGCTCTACAAGAACAAGAGCGCCATCACCGGGGTGACCACCGGCTTTGACGAACTGGACAAGATGACCGGCGGTTTGCAACCGTCGGATATGGTGGTTATCGCTGGTCGTCCTTCCATGGGTAAGACCACCTTTGCCATGAACCTGTGTGAGAACGTGGCCATCAAGGCGGGCAAGCCGGTGCTGGTGTTCTCCATGGAAATGCCCGCAGAGTCCATCGTCATGCGGATGCTGGCGTCCCTCGGGCGCATCAACCAGACCTCGGTGCGCTCCGGTAACCTGGAAAAGGATGATTGGCCGCGTATCACTTCTGCCATCCATATGCTCAGCGAGCAGAAATTCTACATTGATGACACCCCGGCATTGAGCCCGCTGGAGATGCGGGCCCGCGCCCGGCGTGTGGCTCGGGAGTGTGGTGGCGAGATCGGCGCGATCATGGTGGATTACCTGCAGCTGATGCAGGTGCCGGGGGTGGATAACCGGGTGAATGAAATCTCCGAAATTTCCCGCTCTCTTAAAGGGATCGCCAAGGAGCTGAATTGCCCTGTGCTGGCACTTTCCCAGCTCAACCGGTCCCTGGAACAGCGGCCCAACAAGCGCCCGGTGATGTCAGACCTGCGGGAATCCGGGGCCATCGAGCAGGACGCCGATTTGATCACCTTCCTGTATCGGGACGAGGTGTATAACAAGGACACCAATGAAAAGGGCGTTGCCGAGGTGATCATCGGCAAACAGCGTAACGGGCCGATCGGTACCGTGCGTCTGGCTTTCCAGGGGCAGTTCTCGCGTTTTGACGATCTGGCGCCGGAATACTATGCCCAGCTGGCGGCAATGGATGAATAAGATGCCTGACGCTGGATGCCTGACGCCTGACGTGAAAACCCTGCGTAGCGTCGGGCGTTGGGCCTCTGGCTTCTGGCGGATGTAATCATGCGCGGTACCCGGGTTGAAATTCGTAATGCGGCGCTGGCGCATAATGCCGGGCGGGCCAGGCTGTTGGCGGCGGGCGCTGAAGTGTTTGCTATGGTCAAGGCCAATGGTTACGGCCATGGGCTGCTGAATGCTGCCATGGCCATGTCAGCGCAGGTAGACGGCTTTGGCGTGGCCTTGCTGGAAGAGGCGCGTCAGTTGCGTGATGCGGGTATCGGCGCGTCAATTCTGGTAGCGGAGGGTTTCTTTGATCTGGCAGAGCTGCAGGAGGCCCGTCAGCTATCGCTGGATGTGGTGGTCCACTCGCCCTGGCAGGTGGCCCTGTTGCTGGATAATCCCGGCCCGGTTCGCATCTGGCTGAAGCTCAACACTGGCATGAATCGTCTCGGTCTGCGCCCGGCCATCGCCTTGCAGGCCGCCGAGCAGCTGGCTGCGGCAGGGATGAAGCCGGTGGGCGTGATGACGCACTTCGCCTGTGCTGATGACGAGCAGGATAGTCGGACCAGCCGGCAGCTGATGCTGGCCCAGGAAGTCGCAGATGCGCTGGGCTTGCCGTTGTCTGCGGCCAATTCTGCCGCCCTGATTCGCTACCCGGCATCCCATGGCCGGCGGGTCCGCCCTGGCATCATGCTGTACGGCTCCTCCCCGTTTACCTGGAAAAGTGCAGCGGAGCTGGGGCTGCAAGTCAGTCACCGTTTCAGTGCCCGGCTGATCGCCATCAATGACATCCAGCCCGGTGAGTCGGTAGGCTATGGCGCTACCTGGACTGCGGCCGAGGTGGGCAGGGTCGGGGTAGTTGCTGTGGGCTATGGCGATGGCTATCCCCGTCATGCTCCCAGCGGTACACCAGCAGCCATTAACGGCGAGCCCACGGCGCTGGTGGGGAGAGTCTCCATGGATATGCTCACCATCGACCTCAATGGCATTGAAGCCCATGTGGGGGATGAGGTGGAGCTGTGGGGGGATGTGGTGGACGTGGACGCGGTGGCGCAAGCCTGCGGTACCATCAGCTATGAATTGTTCTGCCAGATCACCAGCCGTCCTGAACGCATTATCGTTTGATTCAGTACTACTGTAGGAGCGCCATTTGAGGCGCGAATCCGAGCGTTAGCGAGTAACGAGTAACGAGTTTCGAAAATCAAAACCCGCCGCGACTGGTGTTTTTGATTTTCGAAACTCGCAACTCGAAACTGGTTTGTTCGCACTTCAAGCGGTGTTATTCGCTACGCCCCTGCAGCGGTTCCGTAGATTAGCCTGCACAAGAAGGATTTGTTGTGGCCAAGAAAAAAATCGCCTTTGTCTGCACCGATTGCGGGGCTGATACACCCAAGTGGCAGGGGCAGTGCTCGTCCTGTGGTGCCTGGAATACGCTGCAGGAATTTGTCCACGATCCCGCGACGCCCATGTCCAAAGGTGCAGGAAGTCGAGGTGGCTTTGCCGGGCAGTTGTCCGAAGTGCAGAACCTCAACGACATCGTGCTGGAGGAAACGCCGCGCATCAGTTCAGGTATGGGCGAACTGGACCGGGTGCTGGGCGGTGGGCTGGTGCCCGGCTCGGCCATTCTGATCGGAGGTCATCCGGGGGCAGGTAAATCCACCCTGTTGCTGCAGACCCTGTGCAAGCTGGCCGATTCCCAGAAGTCACTGTATATCACCGGCGAGGAATCCCTTTCCCAGGTAGCCATGCGCGCCGACCGGTTGAAACTGCCCAAGGACAAGCTGCGCCTGGCGGCGGAAACCGATGTGGAGCAGATTCTCGAGCTGGCCCGCAAGGAGCAGCCGCGCATCCTGGTGGTGGACTCCATTCAGGTGATGTATCTCGCCGCGCTGCAGTCGGCGCCCGGTAGTGTGGCGCAGGTGCGCGAGTGTGCGGCCGCGCTCACTCGTTTCGCCAAGCAGACCGGCACAGTGCTGATGCTGGTGGGGCATGTCACCAAGGATGGCACCCTGGCGGGCCCGAAGGTGCTGGAGCACATGATTGATTGCTCGCTGATGCTGGAGGGCTCAACCGATTCCCGTTTCCGCACCCTGCGTGGTTTGAAGAATCGCTTTGGCGCCGTCAACGAGCTGGGCGTTTTCGCCATGACCGGCGAAGGGCTCAAGGAAGTGAAGAATCCTTCCGCGATTTTCCTTAACCGTGCCGACGAAATTGCGTCTGGCTCCCTGGTAACCGTGGTGTGGGAAGGGACCCGTCCGTTGTTGGTGGAGCTGCAGGCGTTGGTGGATGCGTCCCACTTTGGCAATCCGCGCCGGGTGTGTGTTGGCCTTGAGGGCAATCGTCTGGCCATGTTGCTGGCCGTGCTGCATCGCCATGGTGGCATTCAGGTGGGTGACCAGGACGTGTTCATGAACGTGGTGGGTGGCGTCAAAGTCACCGAGACGGCGGCGGATCTGGCCCAGGTGCTGGCGATTGTTTCCAGCTTCCGCGACCGGGCGCTGGAGCGAGAGTTGGTGGTGTTTGGTGAGGTGGGCTTGTCTGGTGAAATTCGTCCGGTACCGCAGGGGCAGGAACGCCTTTATGAGGCGGTAAAACACGGCTTCAAGAAAGCCATCGTGCCAAAGGCCAACCTGCCAAGGAATCTACCTGATGGTGTTGAAGTGATCGGCGTCAGTAATGTGGCGCAGGCGCTGGAATATCTTTAAAGGCAATTAATAGTTAATAGTGAATAATTAATAGCTAAAACCCAAAACCCAAAACCCAACACCTGGACCTGGATGGATTCAAGTGACCTCTGCAGGTGAGGAGGTTTTGTGGGAGGCTCAACTTGTTGAGCGAAAGGGGCGGCAATCTTGCCCCGGGTTTTTGTTGATGTGGCGGGGCGTGAGATTTACTGAAAATGGCGGAGACGGACATTCGCCCATTTCCGCCCTGCGGTTTTATTCCTGGCGTCCAGCTACTGTTTGTTCAGCTTCCAGTTGTAGTCCAGGTGGCGAATGGTCAGGTCATCGCTTTTCATCGATGTCTGCTTCACTTGCGGGACGCCGAGTTCCTTCGCATAGGGCAGCAGATAGTTTGCTACGCTTCCCGCTGCTTTTTCAAAATCATCCTCATACCAGTCAAAAATCTTCGAGACTTCCAAAACGTTGTCGTCTGCGTTGAAGCGATTACGCTGTTTGTCGCTAAGAAACTTTCGTGTGCTCTCTTCCAGTTGGCCATCCAGCTTGTCCGCTGTGTAAGCTTCCGGGCGCAACGCCGGGCAACCGATGGAGGCGCAATTCACGGCGAAGTGAATGCGAGGGTCCATCAGTGCAGGATTGCCGCGAATCATCTCGTGTTCCACTTCGTCCAGCGTGCGCGGTTTACCCAGCAGGGAAAAGAACTCCTTGTCCCACGGGCCGGAGAAAAAGCTGCCAATATCGCGAATGGAATCGGGCTGCCCTTCGAGGAGAATGAGTTCCACAGTAAACGCATTGTAGGCATTAATCAGGAAGGCCAATTGCTCATCACGGGACCATTGCTGAAATTCTGCGGTGGTGACTGCTGAGAGAGCATTGAGGTAGCTCTGCAGGCCAGCCCGGTCCTCAGCCATGCCGTTATAGTCCACGGCCGTAGCCACGCCGTCTCTTAAATGTTTCACATGCTCATTGAGCAACGTATTCCAGCTGCCGTGATCAAAGGCTTGGGCATAACCGCAAAGGAGCAGCAGGGGGATCAGCAAGTGTTTCATGGGGGCTCCCGTTGTTGTTATTGGAGTTTGCAAATTTTCCGGTTGTGATCACGTGATGGTACGGGGTTGCTGCGGGCTCTGTCCTGTACCCAATGCTGACGTCGGTGGCGGATTTTGTCAGCGTATCACGGAGGAGGTTGTCCAGCTTTGTCAATGCTGGGCGTCGGGCGGATCAGGTGCGAGGCTTGCGACGTTGTATCGCCTTGCGCTTCAGCTGGCGCTTGGTCCACCAGAGGTAGCTGCCAGTAATAAAAAACAGCAGTGGTGCAAAGCCACTGAACAGGACAATCAGTCTTCCGGGCAGGCCCAGTGCGTCCCCGTTGTGGAGAGGGAATTGCCAGGTCATGAACTGATTACCTTCAGGGAGCTGGCTGATCTGCCAGAGCGCCAATGTTTCGCCGCTGTATTGATCCAGCCAAAGATTGTTGGCGCCATAATCCTGCCAGGCATCTTCCGGCAAGGAGAAGGCTGCGCGGTAAGTGTCGGTGGGGGCTTTGGGCAGGTACAGACGCTGGATCGTCGCTTCAGGAAAGCGGGATTGCGCCAGTGCGAAAGCCTCGTCGGCGGTCAGTGGAGCGCTGTCAGTGGGGTTTGAGAAGGGCGAGGGGCGCTCTTGCATGGTCAGGGCGCTGCCGACGAGGACGCTGACCTGTTTTCCAAACACCAGGCTGACTCCGGAGAATGCAATCACTATCAAGACCGGCAAAAGATAAATGCCGGTGACCTGATGAAGATCAAAGTGCAGGCGGTAGCGACCCGCTCCTCGCTTGATAGTCAGGTTACGCTGCCATTTTCCTTTTCGTTTGCCGGTGGGCCACCACAGCACCAGCCCGGTCAGGCAGAAGCCCAGCAGACACAAGCCAAGGATGCCGACCACGATCTTGCCATTACTGCCCGCCAGCAACGTGTAGTGAAGTCGGTAGACCCATGTCATTGGGTAGAGGCCCCAGTCGCGCACCGCGAGGACGTTGCCTGAATAGGGCGACACGCTGACCTGCAATGGCCCGGGGGCATCTGCATCATTGGCAAAACGCAGAGTGTGGGGGCTGCCTGGTTGGCGTGACAGATCGATGCGTTGGGCGGTTTTACCGGTGGCGGCCTCAGCGTTGGAGATAACGGTGCTGAGTGGCGCCAGGTTTTCTCCATGCGTGATCAAGCCGGGAGTGAGCTGCTCATCCAGGGTGTCATGGAACACCAGCAGGCTGCCGGTGAGGCCACTGATGACAAGCAACAGCCCCAGCGTCAGGCCGGTGTACTTGTGCAGAAAAAACAGCAGAGTACGCATGATTCAGGTTTCGTCAGAGAAAAGACGGGGCAGCCAAAGCTGCCCGTCAAA belongs to Alcanivorax sediminis and includes:
- the rnr gene encoding ribonuclease R, whose amino-acid sequence is MPPKKHYSDPHADREAEKYENPVPSRELILDVLNDQGKPLSFDELAALLEVGEDGEVGLDRRVRAMLRDAQLVQNRNGKVGVVSRMDLIAGKIQGHKDGFGFLIPDDKTMGDLFIGPRQMEKVMDGDRVLVSDAGVNRFGKKEARIVEITERATTELVGRYYREAGISFIEPENRRITKEVLVEDKNGIKPNPGDHVRATITQYPSREHHVLVRLEEVIATPDQAGMEIEVALRRFEIPYVWPEGVEEQANAFGDAVPHQAKANRVDLRDLPLVTIDGEDARDFDDAVYVERRARGGWRLIVAIADVSHYVYPGSALDREAAKRGNSVYFPNRVIPMLPEALSNGLCSLNPHVDRLCLYCDMTISANGRLSGFVFREGVMRSRHRLTYTKVGAMIEEPESELALETVASLDDESLDMLWAYHEMFLALRKRRVERGAIDFDSEETRIIYDENHKIEGMVPVVRNVAHIMIEEAMLAANICAAKLLEKAKIPALYRNHEPPKEERLSKLQQFLGGLGLSIAWSEGAPKPAVFQQLREQILDRPDRHVIQTMMLRSMTQAKYEAENKGHFGLSYKAYTHFTSPIRRYPDLLVHRAIRYLIRSEAMPAHVDNPGKLPVIPQEKIVPYNQGDMVAIGEQCSMTERRADDATRDVISWLKCQFMESRIGEVFEGVISGVANFGLFVQLNELHIDGLVHVANLDSDYYHFDEVNLSLKGESSGRTFSLGDSVTVRVAAVHTEDRKIDLQLESSTPSRKGRPKAGSKQAGKGRTGKEGGKPAAAKGTSEREKLAKGDIPKPKAKRKGPPRGKKAARRSKKS
- the alr gene encoding alanine racemase, coding for MRGTRVEIRNAALAHNAGRARLLAAGAEVFAMVKANGYGHGLLNAAMAMSAQVDGFGVALLEEARQLRDAGIGASILVAEGFFDLAELQEARQLSLDVVVHSPWQVALLLDNPGPVRIWLKLNTGMNRLGLRPAIALQAAEQLAAAGMKPVGVMTHFACADDEQDSRTSRQLMLAQEVADALGLPLSAANSAALIRYPASHGRRVRPGIMLYGSSPFTWKSAAELGLQVSHRFSARLIAINDIQPGESVGYGATWTAAEVGRVGVVAVGYGDGYPRHAPSGTPAAINGEPTALVGRVSMDMLTIDLNGIEAHVGDEVELWGDVVDVDAVAQACGTISYELFCQITSRPERIIV
- the dnaB gene encoding replicative DNA helicase, which produces MNEPMSLDKHLPENLKVPPNSVEAEQAILGGLLLNNSAWDDVAERVGSRDFYRKAHRQIFEVIAQLVEEENPCDLVTVSQALNQLGQLEDIGGMTYLSELARNTPSAANITAYAEIVRERSILRQLINVSHDVAASAFNPEGRKSLEILDKAESAIFEIAEQQKKGSGPQDIKSVLKKAVDRIDELYKNKSAITGVTTGFDELDKMTGGLQPSDMVVIAGRPSMGKTTFAMNLCENVAIKAGKPVLVFSMEMPAESIVMRMLASLGRINQTSVRSGNLEKDDWPRITSAIHMLSEQKFYIDDTPALSPLEMRARARRVARECGGEIGAIMVDYLQLMQVPGVDNRVNEISEISRSLKGIAKELNCPVLALSQLNRSLEQRPNKRPVMSDLRESGAIEQDADLITFLYRDEVYNKDTNEKGVAEVIIGKQRNGPIGTVRLAFQGQFSRFDDLAPEYYAQLAAMDE
- the priB gene encoding primosomal replication protein N, whose amino-acid sequence is MESNYCELTGVIATLEKVALTPAGVPRQRLWLEHRSRQLEDGHPREVQARIAVILAGGMTRQAQSLKEGQRIKVTGCLSRAGYKGDARDRLQLLAQTLEPLNQD
- the rlmB gene encoding 23S rRNA (guanosine(2251)-2'-O)-methyltransferase RlmB; translated protein: MSKPQKPLMYSGFHAVEALLRHRPEAVLELFVQDTRAEREEPRLEAMIQVARDFGIAVQRARRDVLEKHAGPQHQGIVARARPRRAADENALLKWLDGKPASPFLLILENVTDPHNLGACLRSADAAGVNAVIVPRRGAAGLTPVACRTAVGAAESLAYYEVGNLATLLDQIKERGVQVVGTALEERSASLFDYQAPDSLAVVMGAEGAGLKRLTRDKCDQLLEIPMAGEVQSLNVSVATGVVLFAVRAQKSA
- the rpsF gene encoding 30S ribosomal protein S6 — translated: MRHYEVVFLVHPDQSEQVPAMIERYSAIVTDGKGTIHRLEDWGRRQLAYSINKIHKAHYVMLNIECDGETLAELENTFRFNDAVIRHLVIRRDNAVTEPSALAKNEEKEGAAS
- the rplI gene encoding 50S ribosomal protein L9, translating into MQVILLETIKNLGDLGTVVDVRSGYGRNFLIPQGKALPATKANLAEVDARRAELEKHAAEQLAAAQERAEKLNDATVTIAAKAGDEGKLFGSVGTRDIAEAVSAATGVAVEKADVKLPNGALRNTGEFEIDLALHAEVTVTIKLAVVPAE
- the rpsR gene encoding 30S ribosomal protein S18, with protein sequence MARFYRRRKFCRFTAEGVEYIDYKDLDTLKAYITETGKIVPSRITGTKARYQRQLASAIKQARFLALLPYTDSHDS